The proteins below come from a single Thalassotalea ponticola genomic window:
- a CDS encoding sigma 54-interacting transcriptional regulator: MLERCQPELFQQALDAIGDIQVYLDHQGRVYQLNDKAYQLLASGLDTVKGIPWQQLIQMREDLSSIHTQAFIDAAIRVDTLTKLQPIAVRCRDERSVLLDGMIAPLSDIGKQRGSVLLLRQLSRLDHLPDGLAHHIGDENKTVSGILLLSPDNFNHVNTKFGREVGDSLLYDIGEFLRCFARPGDLASHYGGTIYMLMFCDTSEQQMVNMSQRLQSLLLEHTFSCIDSRLGFSFGLALNNQDISYSPIELFYYANFCLSHAMEAGGKQLKHWQHQNILSQIGNLDKVSGKVSRTSAGDYHKMLMQWRIINQQGDKLSQAQFINSTLSHLRHGFNVEYCAFVSKHMPSVDVPKIATQLVARRGDEHLPAEFGISKQQWQTLQQGADEEKLRHVLQSVNTKGERQSIVGVYNKKQLLGALLLVSGHVSCVQKRDHHVLAQIADFMAITLTKFAYQPRQLTKSNNRNIDNFWYRSAAMQQLMDEVQLVAPTSATVLITGESGTGKEMLAKSIHHFSDRKDKPFIIFDCGAVVDNLLESELFGHVKGAFTGATSASPGAIAKADGGTLFLDEIGELPLDIQVKLLRFVQDKTYSRVGSSEVKRVDVRLVAATNVDLKQRAKQGLFREDLYYRLHVFELANVALRHRRDDILLIANAYLQVFNQEYDKQITSFSDDAVHALLDYPWPGNIRELKNVVHRAVIICGEGALCCRHLGLYKSDLSPEHKVLNAPQADALSRPRSLSVSASHVDNQAAAFDSTSQLTRSQAQNDWQYSTTVSGYQYQHAPPLSSSTIGPSQGASSAHNSAHNQATIGLTPWQGKSLYDLPSGSTPHNQHQTGSLIDQNWQSTQSLSVAVNALVSQVLEQYSPYQRLPGVALWLEHGLYKQALIQHNQVLLQAAKYLLLPEATLRRRWKKLQSQSLPSQAHTSALLEQSVAALLAEPITIPPVQMMQRAIIDIAQQHGLAANRACQLLAVSAPTFRKLKSRLIEI, translated from the coding sequence ATGCTTGAGCGGTGTCAGCCGGAGTTATTTCAACAGGCATTAGATGCCATTGGCGATATTCAAGTGTATTTGGATCACCAAGGCCGGGTGTATCAGCTAAACGATAAAGCGTATCAATTATTGGCAAGCGGCCTTGATACGGTAAAAGGTATACCGTGGCAACAGCTGATTCAAATGCGCGAGGACCTCAGCTCAATACATACTCAGGCGTTTATTGATGCCGCTATTCGCGTTGATACCCTCACCAAGTTACAACCTATTGCCGTGCGTTGTCGCGATGAGCGCAGCGTGTTGCTCGATGGCATGATCGCACCGCTCAGTGATATTGGCAAACAGCGCGGCTCGGTGTTGTTATTGCGTCAACTCAGTCGCCTCGACCATTTGCCCGACGGTCTTGCACATCACATAGGCGATGAAAACAAAACAGTATCGGGTATTTTGTTGCTAAGTCCCGATAACTTTAACCACGTTAACACTAAATTTGGTCGAGAGGTTGGCGATAGCTTGTTGTACGATATCGGCGAATTTCTTCGTTGCTTCGCCCGGCCTGGAGACTTGGCATCGCATTACGGCGGTACCATATACATGTTGATGTTCTGCGACACCAGTGAACAGCAAATGGTCAATATGAGCCAGCGTTTGCAAAGCTTATTACTAGAACATACCTTTAGCTGTATTGACAGCCGTCTCGGTTTTAGCTTTGGTTTGGCATTGAATAACCAAGACATCAGTTACTCGCCGATAGAGTTGTTCTACTATGCCAATTTTTGTTTGTCGCATGCCATGGAAGCCGGAGGCAAGCAATTAAAGCACTGGCAACACCAAAATATTCTCAGTCAAATCGGTAATCTCGACAAAGTATCCGGCAAAGTTTCCCGCACCAGCGCCGGCGATTACCACAAAATGTTGATGCAGTGGCGGATTATAAATCAACAAGGTGATAAGTTAAGCCAAGCACAATTTATCAACAGTACGTTGTCTCATTTGCGCCACGGTTTTAACGTCGAGTACTGTGCGTTTGTAAGCAAGCACATGCCAAGCGTTGATGTGCCGAAAATAGCAACTCAGCTTGTTGCTCGACGTGGTGACGAGCACTTACCCGCCGAGTTTGGCATCAGTAAGCAGCAGTGGCAAACGTTGCAGCAAGGAGCTGATGAAGAAAAGCTGCGACACGTTCTGCAAAGCGTCAACACCAAGGGCGAACGTCAATCCATTGTCGGCGTTTATAATAAAAAACAATTGTTAGGGGCCTTGTTGTTGGTCAGTGGGCATGTGTCGTGTGTGCAAAAACGCGATCATCATGTATTGGCCCAAATCGCCGATTTTATGGCGATTACGCTCACTAAATTTGCCTATCAACCGCGTCAATTAACGAAATCAAACAACCGGAACATTGATAACTTTTGGTATCGCTCCGCGGCGATGCAACAGCTCATGGACGAAGTGCAGTTGGTTGCACCTACCAGCGCCACGGTATTGATTACCGGTGAGTCGGGCACGGGTAAAGAAATGCTGGCCAAGAGTATTCATCACTTTTCTGATCGCAAAGACAAGCCGTTCATTATTTTTGATTGCGGTGCGGTGGTGGACAACTTGCTGGAAAGCGAATTGTTTGGTCATGTCAAAGGCGCCTTTACTGGGGCGACGAGTGCCTCACCAGGGGCGATAGCCAAAGCCGATGGCGGCACCTTGTTTTTGGATGAAATTGGCGAGTTACCACTAGATATTCAAGTCAAGCTACTGCGTTTTGTACAAGATAAAACCTATTCTCGAGTTGGTTCAAGTGAGGTAAAACGCGTTGATGTTCGCCTCGTTGCCGCTACCAATGTCGATTTAAAACAGCGCGCTAAACAAGGTTTGTTCCGAGAAGATCTGTATTATCGCCTTCACGTCTTTGAGTTAGCTAACGTCGCGCTGCGTCATCGCCGTGATGATATATTATTGATAGCCAATGCTTATCTGCAAGTGTTTAATCAAGAATACGACAAACAGATCACAAGCTTTAGTGACGATGCAGTGCACGCGCTATTGGATTATCCATGGCCGGGTAATATTCGAGAATTAAAAAATGTCGTCCACCGAGCAGTGATAATCTGTGGTGAGGGCGCGTTGTGTTGTCGGCATTTAGGTCTTTACAAAAGTGACTTATCGCCTGAGCATAAGGTACTCAATGCGCCACAGGCTGATGCTCTATCTCGCCCTCGCTCATTGTCGGTTAGCGCGTCTCACGTAGATAACCAAGCGGCTGCTTTTGACTCGACAAGTCAGCTGACGCGTAGCCAAGCGCAAAACGATTGGCAGTACTCGACCACAGTATCAGGCTATCAATATCAGCATGCACCACCCCTGTCGAGTAGCACCATTGGGCCAAGTCAAGGTGCCAGTTCAGCGCACAACTCAGCCCACAACCAGGCAACCATAGGCCTCACACCATGGCAGGGTAAGTCTTTATACGATCTACCTAGTGGTTCCACACCACATAATCAGCATCAGACAGGCTCGTTAATTGACCAAAATTGGCAATCAACCCAGTCGCTGTCGGTAGCTGTCAATGCGTTGGTGAGCCAAGTGTTAGAGCAATATTCGCCGTATCAACGATTGCCAGGTGTTGCGTTGTGGTTAGAACACGGCTTGTATAAACAGGCGCTAATACAACACAATCAAGTGCTGTTGCAAGCCGCCAAATACTTATTACTGCCGGAGGCGACTCTTCGCCGTCGCTGGAAGAAACTGCAGTCTCAATCGTTACCATCACAGGCGCATACAAGCGCTTTGCTCGAGCAAAGTGTTGCCGCCTTATTGGCTGAGCCCATTACCATCCCTCCGGTGCAAATGATGCAACGCGCGATCATTGACATTGCGCAACAACACGGCTTAGCGGCAAACCGCGCTTGTCAATTGTTGGCGGTTTCGGCGCCGACGTTTCGCAAGTTAAAATCCCGTCTGATAGAAATCTGA